Below is a window of Streptomyces qaidamensis DNA.
CAGCAGCGAGCGGGACAGCAGGGGCAAGATGACCGAGAAGTAGGGGTTCTCCGTCGTCGCCGCGATGAGCGTCACCCAGCGGTTCTCGACGGCCGGGAGCAGGGAGTCCTGCTGGGCCTTGCTGAAGCGGTGGATCTCGTCGAGGAAGAGGACGGTCTCCTTGCCGTACCCGCCGGAGGCGCGGCGGGCGCCGTCGATGACCGCGCGGACCTCCTTGACACCCGCGGTGATCGCGGACAGCTCCACGAAGCGGGCGTCGGTCGCCTTGGACACGACGTAGGCCAGGGTGGTCTTGCCGGTGCCGGGCGGGCCCCAGAGGAGGACCGAGGAGGGGCCGGCCGGGCCGGAGGCCTCCCCGACCAGTCTGCGCAGGGGCGAGCCCGGCTTCAGCAGATGCTGCTGGCCCACGACCTCGTCGAGGGTGCGCGGGCGCATCCGCACCGCCAGGGGGCTGCTGGACAGCTCCTTCTCCTGGCGTTCTTCGGCTGCGGCGGTGAACAGGTCGGGCTCCACGTCAGAAACCCTAAATCACGGCACTGACAATCCGGCCGGGCCCCGCAACCGGGGGCTCAGCTGAGCCAGAAGTCCCACCAGCGGGTCAGGATCAGCATGCCGATGATGCCGATGTGCAGCACGGGCATGACCCACGTGAACTCGTCGAAGAAGTTCTTGAGCCAGCTCGGGGCGGGCAGGAAGCCCTTGCGGATGTTGAACGACGTCACGTACCAGAACATCAGGATCGTGGCGACCCAGGCCAGGCTGCACCACAGGCAGAGCGCGTTGATCCGGTACAGGGACTGGAACATCAGCCAGGCGCAGAAGCTCACGCCGAAGAGGCAGCCGGCGTTGAAGGTGAGCCAGTACCAGCGCGGGAAGCGGGCGCGGGCGAGCAGGCTCATGCCGACGCCGATGACGATGGCGTAGGCGACGAGGCCGAGCATCGGGTTCGGGAAGCCGAAGACCGCGGCCTGCTTGCTCTCCATGACGCTGCCGCAGGAGACAACGGGGTTGAGACTGCAGCCGGGCGTGAACGTCGTGCCCGCGACCTTGGCTTCGAGGACCTTGAACTTGTCGATCGTGATGACCCACGCGGCGAGCAGTCCGGCCGCGCCGGTGATCACCAGCAGCAGGGCCAGGGCCCGGCTGCCGCCCTCCGCGCGGGGCGCGATCTCGGCGCGCTCCGGCTCGGACTCCGTGGAGGCGTCCCTGACTGTCGTCTTGCTCATCACGCCGATTCCGTCACTTGAGACCTGAACATCTTCGGGCAGGGCCATTGTGCCGCACCGGTGCCCGTGTCCACCGTTCAGTGGACATAAGGATGGCCGCCCGGTCGTCCCTGAGGGTTGCGTTCCGGCCGACGCTCGTCGCATGACAGCACAGGGGTACGAACTCGCCGTGCACGTACGGGGACTGCGCAAGCGCTACGGGGGCGTGACGGCCGTGGACGGCATCGATCTCGGCATCCGCCGGGGCGAGGTGTTCGGCCTGCTCGGACCCAACGGCGCGGGCAAGAGCACCACGGTGGAGATCCTCCAGGGCAACCGGGACCGGGACGCCGGCGAGGTGTCCGTCCTCGGGTCGGACCCGGCGACCGGCACGCGCGCGTGGCGGTCGCGGGTCGGGATCGTCTGGCAGGACGAATCGGCGCCCGCCGAGTTGACGGTCCGGGAGACCGTGCGGCACTTCGCCCGCTACTACCCCCGGCCGCGGGACCCGGAGGAGGTCATCGCCCTGACCGGTCTGGAGGCGAAGGCGGACAGCCGGATCAAGGCGCTGTCGGGCGGCCAGCGCAGGCGTCTGGACGTGGCGCTCGGCGTCATCGGAGGTCCCGACCTGCTGCTCCTGGACGAGCCGACCACCGGGTTCGACCCGGCGGCCCGACGACAATTCTGGTCGCTGATCCGCGCCCTGGCCGACGACGGCACGACCATCGTGCTGACCACGCACTACCTGGAGGAGGCGGAGGCCCTGGTGCACCGGCTGGCCGTCGTCGCCCGGGGCCGGATCGTCGCCGAGGGCGAGCCCGGAGCGCTGCGGGAGCGGTACGGCACCGAGGCCACCGTCGCTTGGACCGAGCCGGACGGCACCCCGCGCGCGGAGCGCACCGGCACACCGACGCGGACCGTCGCGGGGCTCATGCGACGCCTCGGCGGCGAGATCCCCGGGCTGACGGTGACCCGGCCCACGCTGGAGGACGTCTACCTCCGGCTGACCGGACAGGCCGAGGAGGAGGAGCGATGAGCACGACCGTCGTTCGGGAGCGCGGCGCGGTGGGTGCCGGACGGCTGCCCGGTGCGTGGGGGCTCGGGCTGCGGCGGGGCGGCCTGGAGATCAGGCAGTTCTTCCGGCAGCGCGATCAGGTGGTGTTCACGTTCGCCTTCCCCGTCGTCCTGTTGTTCCTGTTCGCGTCGATCTTCCGGGACGACGTGGAGGGCGCGGGCATCACCGCCTCGCAGCTGTACGTGCCGGCGATGATGGCCGCCGGGATCATGTCGACGAGCTTCCAGGCGCTCGGCATCTCGATCGCGATCGAGCGGCAGGACAAGGTGCTGCGCCGGCTGCGGGGCACGCCGATGCCGCCGACGGCGTACTTCCTCGGGAAGATCTGGCTGGTTCTCTTCACCGGTGTCCTGGAGACGGCGATCCTCCTCCTCGTCGGCACGACCTGTTACGGCGTGGACCTGCCCTCGGACGCGGGCCGCTGGTTCGACCTCATGTGGATCTTCGTCCTGGGCATCACGGCCTGTGCCCTGCTCGGCATCGCGATCAGCTCGGTCCCGGACTCCGCGAACAGCGCCGGCTCGGTGGTCGTCCTGCCCTTCCTGGTGCTGCAGTTCGTCTCCGGGGTGTACATCGCCATCGGCACCATCCCGGACTGGATGCTGACCGTGGGGGCGCTGTTCCCGCTGAAGTGGATGTGCCAGGGGCTGCGCGGGGTGTTCCTGCCGGAGTCGGCGCAGGTGCTGGAGCAGGCGGGGAGCTGGGAGTCGGGGCGCGTGGCCCTGGTGCTGGCCGCGTGGTGCGTCGGAGGATTGGCGCTGTGTCTGCTGACGTTCCGCTGGAAGGACCGGCGCACGGGATGAGCGATGCCGCGAGTGCCTATCACTGGGAGCGCTCGTTCCGGCTCTGGGACAGGTACTTCGCGCTGATCTGGGTGGCGACGGTGGCTTACGTGCTGGCCACGGAGCAGCCGGGGTGGCCGCTGCGCGCGGTCGCGGCGGCGCTGCTCGTCCCGCTCGTCCCGCTGTACGTGGTGGCCGGGCGGCGTCTGATCCGGGGCGATCCGCCCGACCAGCGGCAGGCGATCGGCTATCTTGCGGCGGCTCTGGCGCTGTTCCTGCCCTCGGCGGTGCTCGCCGGTGAGACGCGGGTGCTGACGTTCGCGCTGATCCCGCAGTGCTTCATGACGCTGCGGATGCGGTCGGCGCTGGTGGCGGTGGCCGTGATGAACCTCGTGCCGGTGGCGGGCTGGGCGCTGCTGTGGTGGCCCGGTGTCCGGGAGGTGGCGTTCGACGTGCTGTTCTCGGTGGTCACCCTGGCGTTCTCGGTGGCCGTCGGCAGCTGGATCATCCGGATCATCGAGCAGAGTCAGGAGCGGGCGGAGTTGATCGCGGAGCTGGACGCGAGCCGGCATGAGGTGGGCCGGCTGTCCGAGGCCCATGGGGCGCTGGCCGAGCGGGAGCGGCTGGCCCGGGAGATCCACGACACGCTGGCGCAGGGGTTCACCAGTGTGGTGATGCTGATCCAGGCGGTCGAGGCGGAGCTGGAGCACGACGTGCCCGAGGCACGGCGCCATCTGCGGCTGATGGACGAGACGGCCCGGCAGAACCTCGCCGAGGCCCGGGCCCTGGTCGCCGGGGGTGCGCCCGCCGACCTGGACGGCGCGTCCCTGCCGGACGCGCTGGGGCGGCTCGCCGCGCGCCATGACGCGGCGCTGGAGGTGACCGGCCCGGTGCGCACGCTGCCCGCGGGCCCGGAGGTGGTCGCGCTGCGGGCCTGCCAGGAGGCGCTGGCCAACGCCCGTAAGCACGCCGGGAGTTCGGCGGCGGTCGGCGTGTCACTGGCGTACGCCGACGACGCGCTGACGGTGTCGGTACGGGACGACGGCCGCGGCTTCGATCCCCTCGCCGCCTGCGGCGGGTACGGTCTCGCGGGACTGCGGGCCCGGGCCGCCGAAGTGGGCGGCACCACCGAGGTGCGCAGCGCCCCGGGCGACGGCACGGTCGTGACCGTCAGGCTGCCGGTCCTGTGGAGGCGGACATCGTGATCCGGATCATCCTGGCCGACGACCATCCCGTCGTACGGGAGGGGCTGCGGGCGATGCTCAGTGCGGAGTCCGACCTGGAGGTCGTCGCCGACGCCTCCAGCGGGCCGCAGGCGGAGGCGCTGGCGGCGCGGTTGCGGCCCGACATCGTGCTGATGGATCTGCGGATGCCGGACGGCGGCGGCGTGGACGCCATCGAGCGGATGGCGCGGGCCGGGCTGGAGTGCCGGGTGGTCGTGCTGACGACCTACGAGACGGACCGGGACATTCTGCGGGCCGTGGAGGCCGGGGCCGCGGGTTACCTCCTGAAGGACCTGCCGCGGGCGGAGCTGGCGGAGGCCGTGCGGGCCGCCGCACGCGGCGAGACGGTGCTGGCCCCGTCCGTGGCGGCCCGGCTGGTCGACCGGCTGCGGACGAAGCCGGAGCGGCCACGCCTGTCGGAACGCGAGACGGCCGTGCTGCGGCTGGTCGCCGAGGGGTGCACGAACGCGGAGATCGGGCGGCAGTTGTTCATCGGGGAGTCGACCGTGAAGACGTATCTGCTGCGCGTCTTCGGCAAGTTGGGGGTGACCGACCGGACGGCGGCCGTGACGAACGCGATGCGGTTCGGGCACCTGGAGGAGTGAGGAAGGCGCCGTGCCCCGGCGCCTTCCCCGGGTGTCTCAGCCGAGCCGTGCTTCCAGCTCCGCCACGATCTCGTTCACGCCGACCGCCGTCTGCTCGCCCGACTCCATGTCCTTGAGCTGGACGACGCCCTCGGCGAGGTCGCGTTCGCCGGCGACGACCGTGTAGCGGGCACCGCTGCGGTTGGCGTTCTTCATCGCGCCCTTGAGGCCCTTGCCACCGTAGGAGAAGTCGGCCGCGATGCCGTTCTTGCGCAGTTCGGTGACCTTGGCGAACAGGACGCGGCGGGCCTCCTCGCCGAGCGGGACGGCGAACACGCTGGTGGTGGCGGGCAGTTCGAGCTCGACGCCCTCCGCCTCCAGGGCGAGGACCGTGCGGTCGACACCGAGGGCCCAGCCGACGGACGGCAGCGCGGGGCCGCCGATCATCTCGGAGAGGCCGTCGTAGCGGCCGCCGCCGCCCACCGCGGACTGCGAGCCGAGGCCGTCGTGGACGAACTCGAAGGTCGTGCGGGTGTAGTAGTCCAGGCCGCGGACCAGCTTCGGGTCGTCCTCGAAGGTGACGCCCGCCGCCGTGATGAGCTCGCGGACCTCCTCGTGGTACGCCTTGCACGCGTCGCACAGGTAGTCACGCAGCAGCGGCGCGTCCCCGAGCTGCTTCTGGACCGACTCGCGCTTGTCGTCCAGGACGCGCAGCGGGTTGATCTCGGCGCGGCGCAGGGTGTCCTCGTCCAGGTCGAGGCCACGCAGGAACTCCTGCAGCGCCGACCGGTAGACGGGGCGGCACTCCTGGTCGCCGAGGCTGTTGAGCAGGATCCGGAAGTTGCTCAGGCCCAGCGAGCGGTACGCCTGGTCGGCCAGGATGAGCAGCTCGGCGTCGAGCGCCGGGTCCTCCGCGCCGATCGCCTCGGCACCGACCTGGGAGAAGTGGCGGTAGCGGCCCTTCTGGGGGCGCTCGTAGCGGTAGTACGAGCCGGAGTACCAGAGCTTGACCGGGAGGTTGCCGGCCTTGTGCAGGTTGGCCTCCAGCGCGGCGCGCAGGACGGAGGCCGTGCCCTCGGGACGCAGCGCGAGCTTGTCGCCGCCCTTGGTCTCGAAGGCGTACATCTCCTTGGTCACGATGTCGGTGGACTCACCGACCCCGCGCGCGAAGAGTTCGACGTTCTCGAAGCCGGGTGTCTCGATGTAGCCGTAGCCGGAGTTGCGCAGCGGAGCGGCGATCGCCTCACGGACGGCGAGGTACTTGGCGCTGTCCGGCGGAATCAGGTCGTACGTGCCCTTGGGGGCCTTGAAGGTGCTCACGGAAGGTCTCGTCACATTCCTCGTCGGGGAGCCCGAGCGGGTCCCTGGCCGGCGGCCACCTGCCGCAGATACGGGTTGGTGGAGCGCTCCTGGCCGATGGTCGTCTGGGGGCCGTGGCCGGACAGCACCACGGTCGAGTCGTCGAGCGGCAGGCACACGCGGGCCAGCGAGTCGAGCATCTCGGCCATGTCACCGCCGGGCAGGTCGGTGCGTCCGATGGAGCCGGCGAACAGCAGGTCGCCCGAGAAGAGGATCGGCGGGATGTCCGCCGCCTCGGGCATGCCGAAGGTCACCGACCCCTTGGTATGGCCGGGTGCGTGCGCGACGGACAGCTCCAGGCCCGCCAGCTCCAGCTTCGCCCCGTCGGCCAGCTCCTTGACGTCATCGGGCTCCCCCACGGTCAGCTCGCCCAGCAGCGGCATCCCGATGGACCGGCCGATCCCCTTCTCGGGGTCGTTCATCATGTACCGGTCGTCGGGGTGGATCCAGGCCGGCACGTCGTGCGCGCCGCACACCGGGACGACCGAGGCCACGTGGTCGATGTGGCCGTGGGTGAGGACGACGGCGACGGGCTTGAGCCGATGCTTCCTGACCGCTTCCGCGACGCCGTCGGCGGCCTGATGGCCGGGGTCGATGATCACGCACTCCTCACCGGCGGCGGGGGCGACGAGGTAGCAGTTCGTCCCCCAGGCCCCGGCGGGGAACCCGGCAATGAGCACGATCGTCCTTCGTTGTGTCGATACGGGCGGCTACGGCTGCTCACAGAGCCTACCGGCGCTGCCGATTCCTCAGCGAACCCATATACGGTACGGGGCACACGCAGGCGGTCGGCACACAGGACGCACGCGTACCGGTCGACGTTCGAGACCCATGAGGAGAGAACCCGGTGGTCACCCAGGAACAGCGGCGGCGTCAGCTCGCCCGGGAGAAGTTCTTGCGGCAGCAGCAGCGACGCACTGACGCGCGACGCAAGGCCCGTATCCGCAACTCCGTGATCGCCTCGACTCTCGGCGTGATCGTGGTGCTCTCGGTGACGGTCTTCCTGACCAAGCCGTTCGAGGACGACGGCAAGACGGACAACGCGAACGCGGAGGTCACCCCGAGCGCCACACCGAGCAAGGCCCCGGACCCGTGCGAGAAGCCGGCTCCGGGCAAGGTCAAGTCGGAGACCTGGAAGAAGGAACCGGCGATGACCATCGACGAGTCGGCGAAGTACACGATGAAGCTGGACACCACCTGCGGTGAGATAGACGTCGATTTGAAGGCGTCGGCGGCGCCGCACACCGTCAACTCGTTCAACTTCCTTCTCGGCAAGGGCTACCTGGACCACAGCAAGTGCCACCGGCTCACCGACCAGGGCATCTACGTCCTGCAGTGCGGCGACCCGAAGGGCACCGGCATGGGCGGACCGGGCTACACCATCCCCGACGAGAACCTTAAGGACAAGAGCCTCAAGGGCGGGATGTACCCGGCGGGCACGGTCGCGATGGCGAACCAGTACAACGGGCAGACGAAGCAGGGCCGCGACAGCGGCGGAAGCCAGTTCTTCCTCGTCTACCAGGACAGTCAGCTGCCGCCCGACTACACACCGTTCGGTACGGTGTCCGAGGCGGGCATGAAGGTCCTGAAGAAAATCGCCGCCGCCGGAGCGCAGGCCCCTGACCCGCAGACGGGCAATACGGCGCCCAACGCGACGGTCGTGATCAACAAGGCCACGATCACGAAATCCTGACCCCTCAACTGCGAAATTTCGGTCGCGCGGGATGCGGACAGGCCCCCCGCCGGTCGCCTATGTTGGCCGTGACGAAACTGTGGACGATGCCCGGGGGAGCTTCAGGCCCCTCGCAGGCATCATGTGGAGGAGGCGCTGTGAGCAGCGACCCGTGGGGCCGCGTCGACGAGACGGGGACCGTGTACGTGCGTACCGCCGACGGCGAGCAGGTCGTCGGTTCCTGGCAGGCAGGCTCCCCTGAGGAGGCGCTGGCCTACTTCGAGCGCAAGTACGAGGGCCTGGTTGTCGAGATCGGCCTCCTCGAGAAGCGAGTGAAGACCACCGACCTGTCGGCGAAGGACGCCCAGGCCGCCATCGACCACATCCGGGAGCAGGTCGACGCGCACCACGTGGTGGGCGACCTGGACGCCCTGCGGGTCCGGCTGGACAAGCTCGTGGAGTTGGTGGAGGCGCGCCGCGAGGAGCGCAAGGCGCAGCGCGCGAAGCAGTCCGACGAGGCGCGCAGGTCGAAGGAGGCTCTGGTCGCCGAGGCGGAGGAGCTGTCGCAGTCCGACCAGTGGCGGGTGGCCGGTGAGCGGCTGCGGGCCCTGGTGGACACCTGGAAGGGTCTGCCGCGGCTGGACCGCAAGTCCGACGACGAGCTGTGGCACCGGTTCTCGCACGCCCGGTCGGCGTTCTCCAAGCGGCGCAAGCAGCACTTCGCGCAGCTGGACGCGCAGCGCGAGGAGGCCCGCAAGACCAAGGAGCGGCTGGTCGCCGAGGCCGAGGCGCTGTCGAACTCGACGGACTGGGGCGTGACGGCCGCGCGCTACCGCGAGCTGATGTCCGAGTGGAAGGCGGCGGGCCGTGCCCAGCGCGAGCACGAGGACGACCTGTGGAACCGCTTCCGCGGCGCCCAGGACGTGTTCTTCGCGGCCCGCAGCTCGGTCTTCGCCGAGCGGGACGCCGAGCAGACGGAGAACCTCAAGCTCAAGGAGGAGCTGGCCGAGGAGGCCGAGAAGCTCCTGCCGATCACGGACCTCAAGGCGGCCCGGGCCGCCTTCCGGAACGTGAACGAGCGCTGGGAGGCCATCGGCCACGTACCGCGCGACGCCCGGCCGAAGGTCGAGGGCCGGATGCACGCGGTCGAGCGGGCCATCCAGGAGGCCGAGGAGGCCGAGTGGCGCCGGACGAACCCGGAGGCACGCGCGCGTGCCGAGGGTCTGACCGGCCAGCTCCAGGCCGCCGTGGACAAGCTGCGGGGCCAGATCGAGCAGGCCCGCGCGCAGGGCAACAACGCCAAGGCCGACAAGCTCCAGCGTGAGCTCGACGGCCGGCAGGCGCTGCTGGACCAGGCGCTGAAGGGCCTGCACGAGTTCGGCGGCTGAGCAGGCGACGGCTGAGCAGGCGATCGGAAGGGGCTCCCGTACACGGTGTACGGGAGCCCCTTTCGTGTGGTCGTGTGCGACTTTCGTGTGGTCGTGCGCGACGGGAGGTTACGACCTGCTGCGCGCCGACGTCACCCGGTACACGTCGTAGACGCCCTCCACGCCACGGACCGCCTTCAGCACGTGCCCGAGGTGCTTCGGGTCGCCCATCTCGAAGGTGAAGCGGGAGGTGGCGACGCGGTCGCGGGAGGTCTGGACGGCCGCGGAGAGGATGTTGACGTGCTGGTCGGACAGCACGCGGGTGACGTCCGAGAGGAGCCGGGAGCGGTCCAGGGCCTCGACCTGGATGGCGACCAGGAAGACCGAGGACTGGGTGGGCGCCCACTCGACGTCGAGGATGCGCTCCGGCTCACGGGACAGCGAGTCCACGTTCACGCAGTCGCTGCGGTGAACCGATACGCCACTGCCGCGGGTGACGAAACCGATGATGGGGTCGCCCGGGACGGGTGTGCAGCAGCGGGCCAGCTTGACCCACACGTCGTCGACACCCTTGACGACGACGCCCGGGTCCGCGCTGGTACGGCGCTTGCGGCTGCGGGCCGGCGGGACCGACTCGTCGATCTCCTCGGTGGCGGCCTCCTCGCCGCCGAGGGCCTGGACCAGCTTCTGCACGATGTTCTGTGCGGAGACGTGGCCCTCGCCGATCGCCGCGTACAGCGCGGAGATGTCGGCGTAGCGCATCTCGTGCGCCAGGGTCACCAGGGAGTCGCCGGTCAGGATGCGCTGGATCGGCAGGTTCTGCTTGCGCATCGCGCGGACGATGGCGTCCTTGCCCTGCTCGATCGCCTCGTCGCGGCGTTCCTTGGAGAACCAGGCGCGGATCTTGTTACGGGCGCGCGGTGACTTGACGAAGCCGAGCCAGTCCCGGGAGGGGCCGGCGCCGGCCGCCTTGGAGGTGAAGACCTCCACCAGGTCGCCGTTGTCGAGGGTGGACTCCAGCGGGACCAGCCGGCCGTTGACGCGGGCGCCAATGGTGCGGTGGCCGACCTCGGTGTGCACCGCGTACGCGAAGTCCACCGGGGTGGCACCGGCCGGGAGCGCTATGACGTCGCCCTTGGGGGTGAAGACGAAGACCTCGTTGCGGGACAGGTCGAAGCGCAGGGACTCCAGGAACTCGCCCGGGTCCTCCGTCTCCTTCTGCCAGTCCAGCAGCTGCCGCAGCCAGGCCATGTCGTTGAGGTGGTCGTCCTTGCCCTTGCCGGACGACTTGGGGGCGTCGGAGCGCACCTTGGAGGTGCCCGCGACGGCCTCCTGCTTGTACTTCCAGTGCGCGGCGATGCCGTACTCGGCGCGGCGGTGCATGTCGAACGTGCGGATCTGCAGCTCGACCGGCTTGCCGCCGGGGCCGATGACCGTCGTGTGCAGCGACTGGTACATGTTGAACTTGGGCATCGCGATGTAGTCCTTGAACCGGCCGGGGACCGGGTTCCATCGCGCGTGCACCGTGCCGAGGGCCGCGTAGCAGTCGCGGACGGTGTCCACGAGGACACGGATGCCCACCAGGTCGTAGATCTCCGCGAAGTCCCGGCCGCGGACGATCATCTTCTGGTAGACGCTGTAGTAGTGCTTCGGGCGGCCGGTGACGGTCGCCTTGATGCGGGCCGCGCGCAGGTCCTGCTGGACCTCGTCGGTGACGATGGCCAGGTACTCGTCACGCTTCGGTGCCCGCTCGGCCACCAGCCGTACGATCTCGTCGTACATCTTGGGGTAGAGGATCGCGAAGGCGAGGTCCTCCAGCTCCCACTTGATGGTGTTCATGCCCAGGCGGTGGGCGAGCGGCGCGTAGATCTCCAGGGTCTCGCGCGCCTTCTTCTCCTGCTTCTCGCGCTTGAGGTAGCGCATGGTGCGCATGTTGTGCAGGCGGTCGGCGAGCTTGATGACCAGGACGCGCGGGTCCTTGGCCATGGCGACGACCATCTTGCGCACCGTCTCGGCCTGCGCGGCCTCGCCGAACTTGACCTTGTCCAGCTTGGTGACGCCGTCGACGAGCAGGGTGACGACGTCGCCGAAATCGCGGCGCAGGTCGTCCAGGCCGTACTCGGTGTCCTCGACCGTGTCGTGCAGCAGCCCTGCCATCAGCGTGGCCGGATCCATGCCCAGCTCGGCGAGGATGGTGGTGACGGCGAGGGGGTGCGTGATGTACGGGTCGCCGCTCTTGCGCTTCTGGCCGCGGTGCCAGCGCTCGGCGACCTGGTAGGCGCGCTCGATCTGGCGGAGTGTGGCCGTCTCGATCTTCGGGTCGTTGCTGCGCACTATCCGCAGCAGCGGCTCCAGCACCGGGTTGTACGGGTTCGCGCGCTGCACCCCGAGCCGGGCCAGCCGGGCGCGGACACGGTTGGAGGAGCCGGAGCGGGCCGGCTGTCCGGCTGCCTGACGGACCGCGGGCGGCGGGGTGGGCTTGGGCCGCGACTGCTCGTCGGGCTTGTCGACCGGCGCCGCCTGGGCGTGCTCGACCGGCCCGCGGGTGTCGTTCTTCGCGTGGGGCGCGTTCGGCGCGGGCTTCGCCGCGGCTGCCGAGGCGGACTCGGGCTTGGCGGCGGTCAGGTGCTGGGCCTCGTCTGGCAAGAGGGCTCCTCGTGCGCGATCCGGTTCCCCCGGTCAGGCTCCGGACCCCCATGGTAGCGATCCCGAGCCCCGGGATCGCCTTCAGGCCAATGTGAGGACCGTCTACCCGGGAAACGCATGAGGCGGGCACCGGATCGTCCGGTGCCCGCCTGCGCGGTGTCGTGCCGGTGTCCACCAGCCCGCCGCGCGGTTGCTAGACCGTGAGCAGGGCCTCCAGCGGAGCGCCGTTCAGGGCCGGCTCCAGGCGGGCGCGGCCGCTCAGGAAGCCGAGTTCCATGAGGACGGCGAGACCCGCGACCTCGGCGCCGGC
It encodes the following:
- the relA gene encoding GTP pyrophosphokinase, with protein sequence MPDEAQHLTAAKPESASAAAAKPAPNAPHAKNDTRGPVEHAQAAPVDKPDEQSRPKPTPPPAVRQAAGQPARSGSSNRVRARLARLGVQRANPYNPVLEPLLRIVRSNDPKIETATLRQIERAYQVAERWHRGQKRKSGDPYITHPLAVTTILAELGMDPATLMAGLLHDTVEDTEYGLDDLRRDFGDVVTLLVDGVTKLDKVKFGEAAQAETVRKMVVAMAKDPRVLVIKLADRLHNMRTMRYLKREKQEKKARETLEIYAPLAHRLGMNTIKWELEDLAFAILYPKMYDEIVRLVAERAPKRDEYLAIVTDEVQQDLRAARIKATVTGRPKHYYSVYQKMIVRGRDFAEIYDLVGIRVLVDTVRDCYAALGTVHARWNPVPGRFKDYIAMPKFNMYQSLHTTVIGPGGKPVELQIRTFDMHRRAEYGIAAHWKYKQEAVAGTSKVRSDAPKSSGKGKDDHLNDMAWLRQLLDWQKETEDPGEFLESLRFDLSRNEVFVFTPKGDVIALPAGATPVDFAYAVHTEVGHRTIGARVNGRLVPLESTLDNGDLVEVFTSKAAGAGPSRDWLGFVKSPRARNKIRAWFSKERRDEAIEQGKDAIVRAMRKQNLPIQRILTGDSLVTLAHEMRYADISALYAAIGEGHVSAQNIVQKLVQALGGEEAATEEIDESVPPARSRKRRTSADPGVVVKGVDDVWVKLARCCTPVPGDPIIGFVTRGSGVSVHRSDCVNVDSLSREPERILDVEWAPTQSSVFLVAIQVEALDRSRLLSDVTRVLSDQHVNILSAAVQTSRDRVATSRFTFEMGDPKHLGHVLKAVRGVEGVYDVYRVTSARSRS